The genomic window TCACGCACCTGGGCCTGCTCTTTTGAAAGCCGCATCTTGACTGTCCCGTGCTCGCCGGCGCAAGATCGCCCCTGATGCCGCCCTCGGCCCTCTTCACCCCGATCTCTTTCGGCCGGCTCACGCTCAAAAACCGTCTCGTGCGGGCCGCGTGCAACGGAGGACGGCCGTGCTGATCACTCGCGCCGCCACGTACAAGGAGATCTACGAGACGTTCCGCTGGAACGTCCCGGAACGGTTCAACATGGCGGTCGCGTGCTGCGACCGGTGGGCAGCGGAGGGCGACCGGGTCGCGCTGATCCACGAAGCGCCGGACGGTACCGCTCGGCGCTACACGTTCCGGGACCTGCAGCGGGCGTCGAAGCGGGTCGCGAACCTCCTGATTGGCCTCGGCCTGTCACGCGGCGATCGAGTGCTGCTGCTGCTCGGCCAGCGGCCCGAGACGGCCATGCTGCATCTGGCGGCGTGGCGGGCCGGCATGATCAGCGTGCCCTGCTCCGTCCTCTTCGGCGCCGACGCCATCCAGTACCGTCTCGAGACGTCGGGTGCGCGGGTACTGGTGACCGACGCGGCGAACCTCACGAAGGTCTTGGAAATCAAGGATCGAGCACCCGGGCTCACAAACGTGCTGTGCGTCGACGGGCCGGCGGCCGGTGCCGCCGACCTCCACGCGCTGATGAGCCAGGCCGGCGAGGAGTTCTCCACCGTCGACACGCTGGCCGACGAGCCCGCGCTCCTCTGCTTCACCTCCGGCACGACCGGCCCCCCCAAGGGCGCGCTGCACGCGCATCGCACGCTGATCGGTCACGTGCCGTGCGTGGAGGTGCTCCACGACTTCTTCCCGCAGCCGGGCGATCTTCAATGGTCGCCGGCCGACTGGGCCTGGCTGGCCGGGCTGATGGACGTGCTGATGCCGTCCTGGTTCCACGGGGTGCCGGTGCTCGCGTTCCGGTCGACCGGCTTCGATCCCGAGCAGGCGTACCACATGATGGCGAAGCACGGCGTGCGAAACACGCTGCTGGTGCCGACCATGCTCCGCCTGATGCGTGCCGTGCCCGATCCGCGCGCTCGCTTCGACCTCCGGCTGCGCTCGCTGATCTCCGGCGGCGAGACGGTCG from Candidatus Rokuibacteriota bacterium includes these protein-coding regions:
- a CDS encoding AMP-binding protein — encoded protein: MITRAATYKEIYETFRWNVPERFNMAVACCDRWAAEGDRVALIHEAPDGTARRYTFRDLQRASKRVANLLIGLGLSRGDRVLLLLGQRPETAMLHLAAWRAGMISVPCSVLFGADAIQYRLETSGARVLVTDAANLTKVLEIKDRAPGLTNVLCVDGPAAGAADLHALMSQAGEEFSTVDTLADEPALLCFTSGTTGPPKGALHAHRTLIGHVPCVEVLHDFFPQPGDLQWSPADWAWLAGLMDVLMPSWFHGVPVLAFRSTGFDPEQAYHMMAKHGVRNTLLVPTMLRLMRAVPDPRARFDLRLRSLISGGETVGAELIEWARTTLGVRINEAYGQTECNLVLGHNELVMRPKPGSLGLAMPGHVGVVVDGDGNELAAGEVGQLAFKRPDPVMLLEYWNSPEATAAKFAGDWLLTGDLVTRDEDGYFWYQSRADDVITSAGYRIGPGEIEEALVRHPAVRLAAVIGVPDPVRTESIKAFLVLGEGYTPSPALESEIRDHVKTRLARHEYPRDIEFVESLPTTTTGKIMRRELRERERRPRDGRVP